AAGAAAATCAGGTTTTTTTATAGGGACAGTTGATAATTTAAATAAATTTATATATGATGCTTTTTTTTCAAAAGATTTTGATATAATAAAAGTAATGGAAAAAAAGAAAAAAGTAAAAGTTGGAATTTCTAATAATTTATCTTTTAATTCAAAATTATATTCTAAAGATGAATTAGAAATTTTTCTTAAAAATTATTTTAATAATATTAAGATATATGGAATTATGGCTTTTCCATGGGAAGATAATTTAGATTTTTCAAATTATTGGGCGAATGTTTTAGAGCTTGAATTAGAATATTCAAAAAAATTCTTTGATATAGCAGAACATTTAATGTATTTGGTTGTGAAATAATGAGTAAATATAAATTGAGAACTTTAAGGGTAGAATCTTTAATTAAATTAGCTCAATCCGGAGATAAAGAAGCAATGAACATGATCATGGTAAAATTTGAGCCCATGATTAAGTCTATTGCTTCAAAATATTATGGTGCGTGGGCCGAATTTCAAGATTTAGTTCAAATTGGTTTTGTTGGATTAATACAAGGTGTTTTTTCATACGACGAAAATAATAATACAAAATTTTCTACATTTGCTTATTTGAATATTTCTTCCGAAATAAAATCCTTTTTAACATATTTAAATAGATTAAAAAATAAAATTTTATCAGATGCCACAAGCATAGAATCAATGTTTGAAGAATATTCTGAAGATTCAGATTATTATTTCGAAGTTCCTTCGGAAACAGATCTTCATCAATCAATAATATATAATTATATTTTTGAAAGATCATTAGAAAAAATGAAAGATGTTGAAAAAGAGATAGTTAAATTATGGTTAGAAAATAGTTCATATGATGAAATTTCAAACATTTTAAATATATCCAAGAAAAAAGTTGACAATACAGTTCAAAAATTTAAAAAAGTTGCAAATTCAGTTATGGATTATGTAAATACTGTTATTTCTATTGGAGGTGAATAATGAGATTAACTAGATTATTATTATATTTAGCAATAATATTATCATTTATATCAATTATTATGTCAATAGGAAGTGAAATAAGATTAAATAAATTTGAAAATTATATGGAAAGCTTATTTAATAGGCAAAACTCGAAAGTGAATGATAGTATTTCTACATTAAATACAAAACTTGAAGAAATAAACAAATATTTTGAACCTAATGGAATTGTAGAAAAATATATAAATTATAAAAGTAATTTAGAAAAACATTTAACTGATTTAGAAAAATTACTAACTTTGGCTACAGAAGATCAAAATGTGGGATATTTTCAATTGTACATTACTGGATCAAGAGAAGTATGGATAGGAATTAAAGATGCAAAAGATACATACCTTTTTCAAGGTATGTTAAAACCAGGATTATCACCATATAAATTTTACTTTTTTAAAAGCCCTTCTGTAAAAACAAACTATACTATAGAAATACCATATAATTCCAAAATTCAAACTGCAAATCCTAATAATATTTATTTTTTAATAGAAGAACCTGGGCAACGAAGATTAAAACAAATGCCAAATTCTAAACTTGAGAATATTTCTGAAGATTTAAATTTGTACATTCCTACTATAAGAGGAGAATAAATTTCACAAACTTTTGGAATTTTTAACAAATTTTGATATAATATATTGAGAAAGTTATCACTTAGGAGGGAAAATCATGGATTTTAATCATATAGATATTGAAAAAAAATGGCAAAAAGAATGGGAAAACAAAGGAGTTTTTAAAACAGAACAAAAGAGCGATAAAGAAAAATATTATGTATTAACTATGTTTCCATATCCTTCAGGCACTATTCACGTTGGGCATGTTAAAAATTATGTTATTGGAGATGTTGTTGCTAGATACAAGAGAATGCAAGGATATAATGTATTACATCCATTCGGGTATGATGCTTTTGGTCTCCCTGCTGAAAATGCAGCAATTAAAAATAATGTAAATCCTGAAGAATGGACATTTAAAAATATTGAAACAATAAGAAACCAAATAAAAAAAATTGGCATTAGTTATGATTGGGATAGAGAAATAGCCACCTGTACAGAAGATTATTATAAATGGACACAATGGATATTTTTAAAATTGTATGAAAAAGGGTTAGCATACAAAAAAAATGCAGCTGTAAACTGGTGTCCAAGCTGTGTTACTGTATTAGCTAACGAACAAGTTGTTAATGGGAAATGCGAAAGATGCGGAACTGAAATTGAAATGAAAAAACTTGAACAATGGTATTTTAAAATAACTGACTATTCTGAAAAATTATTAAATGATTTAGAAAAATTAGAAGGATGGCCAGAAAATGTAAAGACGATGCAAAAAAATTGGATAGGAAAAAGCGTAGGAGCCGAAGTAAACTTTACTATTGAAAATTCAGGAAAAATTTTGACTGTATTTACTACAAGACCAGATACACTATGGGGAGTAACTTTTATGGCATTAGCTCCTGAATCCCCATTAGTTGAGGAATTAACAACACCAGAACAAAAAGAAGAAGTGGAATCATTTTTAAATAGAGTTACCAAAGAAGACAAGTTTAAGAGAGTTGCACAAGGAGCAAAAAAAGATGGTGCATTTACAGGAAGCTATGCAATTAATCCTGTTAATGGGGAAAAAATTCCTATATATGTAGCTAATTATATTTTATTTGAGTATGGAACAGGAGCAATTATGGCTGTTCCAGCACATGATCAAAGAGATTTTGAATTTGCTAAGGAATTTAATTTACCAATTAGAGTTGTAATAAAACCAAAAAACAAAGAATTAGATAATTTAGATGAAGCTTATACAGAAGATGGTGTAATGATAAATTCTGATAAATTTGATGGAATGAATAACCGAGAGGCTTTAGAAAAAATTATAAGCTGGCTAGAAGAAAAAAAATATGGTAAAAAAAGTACTCAATATAAATTGAGAGATTGGTTAATATCAAGGCAAAGATATTGGGGCGCTCCAATTCCAATAATATATTGTGACGAATGCGGAATTGTTCCTGTTCCAGAAAAAGATTTGCCAGTAAAATTACCATCAAATGTTAAATTTGAACCAACTGGTAAAAGCCCATTAACATATACAGAAGAGTTTATTAATACAACTTGTCCGAACTGTGGGAAACCAGCTAAAAGAGAAGTAGATACAATGGATACATTTGTAGATAGTAGTTGGTATTTCTTAAGATATATTAATCCAAAATTAGATAATAAACCATTTGATTCTAACGATGTTAATTACTGGTTACCCGTTGATCAATATATTGGTGGAGTAGAACATGCTATTTTACATTTGTTATACTCTAGATTTATAACTAAAGTATTACATGATTTGGGATATGTGAATTTTTCCGAACCATTTTCTAACTTATTTACACAAGGTATGATTTATAAAAATGGTGCAAAAATGTCCAAATCAAAAGGCAATGTTGTTTCCCCTGATGAAATGATAGAAAAATATGGTGCTGATACATTAAGATTATATATGTTATTTATGGGTCCTCCTGAAAAGGATGCTGAATGGAATGATTCAGGTTTAGAAGGAATAGCTAGATTTATGAATAAAGTTTGGAATTCAATGACAAAAATTATAGAAATTACCAAAGACGTTAATATAAATAATATTCGATTAAATACAAAAGAAGAAAAATCTTTAAGAAGAAAATTACATCAAATAATTGGAAAAATAACAAACGATATTGAGAAAAATTTCCAATTCAATACTGCAATAAGCGGTATGATGGAATTGATTAATGAATTAAACTCATATATGAATAATATAAAGCAAGAGAATTGGAATAAAGAACTATTAAAAGAATTAGCATATGATTTTATTATTTTATTATCCCCTTTCGCTCCACACGTTTCTGAAGAACTATGGCATATGATGGGTTATAAAACATTTGTATTAGATGCAGAATGGCCAAAAGTAGACGAAAATGCTTTAAAAGTAGATGAAATAGAAATAGTAATCCAAATAAATGGTAAAGTAAGATCTAAAATTATTGTTGATGCAAATTTATCCGAAGATGAAATTAAAAAAATCGCATTTGATGATGAAAAAATTCAAAAATATATTAAAGGAGCAGATATTAAAAAAGTAATTCTAATTAAAGGAAAATTACTTAATATAGTTATTAAATAATTGATTGGGGGTAAATTATGAAAAATGTTAAAATTCCTAAACCTACTATCAAAAGACTTGCAATGTATTACAGATGTTTAGAAAACAAAAAATCACAAGGTATTCAAAAAACTTCTTCAAAAGAATTAGCAGAATCTTTAGAAATAAAAGCTAGCCAAATAAGAAAAGATTTATCTTATTTTGGTGAATTTGGAAAGCGTGGAGTAGGATATGATATTAATAAATTAATGGAATCTATAAAAACTATATTAGGTCTTAATAAAAAATGGAATGTTGCTGTTGTAGGAGTAGGTAATTTAGGATCGGCTATTGCTAATTATACTGGATTAGAAAAAAATGGGTTTATAATTAAAGCTGCTTTTGACAAAAACAAATCAAAAATTGGAATGCAAGTAGCTGCTGGTATAATTGTATATGATATGGATGATTTAAAGAAAATTTGTATAGAAAAGAATATAGAAATAGCTATTTTAACTGTTCCTGCAAGCGTTGCTCAACAAGTTACAGATAAATTAATAGAAACTGGAATAAAAGGAATTTTAAATTTTACTCCTACTACTTTAAAAACACCTGAAGATATTTCTGTTGAAAATGTTGATTTCACAATTTCTCTTAAATCTTTAACTTATGATATTGTATCTAATAATAAGAATATATACGAATTTGAAGAATAGCCGGGGTGGCGGAATTGGCAGACGCGTATGACTCAGAATCATATAGGGTTTCCTATGCGGGTTCAAATCCCGTCCCCGGCACCAAAGCCCGCAAATGCGGGTTATTTTTTTGTGAGGTGAGATTATGGGCAAACTATTTATTATCGGAACTCCAATAGGAAATTTAAAAGATATTTCTTTAAGAGCTGTTGAAACTTTAAAAGAATCTGATGTTATATTTGTTGAAGATAAAAGAGTTACTATAAAATTATTAAATA
This genomic stretch from Marinitoga sp. 38H-ov harbors:
- the leuS gene encoding leucine--tRNA ligase; the encoded protein is MDFNHIDIEKKWQKEWENKGVFKTEQKSDKEKYYVLTMFPYPSGTIHVGHVKNYVIGDVVARYKRMQGYNVLHPFGYDAFGLPAENAAIKNNVNPEEWTFKNIETIRNQIKKIGISYDWDREIATCTEDYYKWTQWIFLKLYEKGLAYKKNAAVNWCPSCVTVLANEQVVNGKCERCGTEIEMKKLEQWYFKITDYSEKLLNDLEKLEGWPENVKTMQKNWIGKSVGAEVNFTIENSGKILTVFTTRPDTLWGVTFMALAPESPLVEELTTPEQKEEVESFLNRVTKEDKFKRVAQGAKKDGAFTGSYAINPVNGEKIPIYVANYILFEYGTGAIMAVPAHDQRDFEFAKEFNLPIRVVIKPKNKELDNLDEAYTEDGVMINSDKFDGMNNREALEKIISWLEEKKYGKKSTQYKLRDWLISRQRYWGAPIPIIYCDECGIVPVPEKDLPVKLPSNVKFEPTGKSPLTYTEEFINTTCPNCGKPAKREVDTMDTFVDSSWYFLRYINPKLDNKPFDSNDVNYWLPVDQYIGGVEHAILHLLYSRFITKVLHDLGYVNFSEPFSNLFTQGMIYKNGAKMSKSKGNVVSPDEMIEKYGADTLRLYMLFMGPPEKDAEWNDSGLEGIARFMNKVWNSMTKIIEITKDVNINNIRLNTKEEKSLRRKLHQIIGKITNDIEKNFQFNTAISGMMELINELNSYMNNIKQENWNKELLKELAYDFIILLSPFAPHVSEELWHMMGYKTFVLDAEWPKVDENALKVDEIEIVIQINGKVRSKIIVDANLSEDEIKKIAFDDEKIQKYIKGADIKKVILIKGKLLNIVIK
- a CDS encoding sigma-70 family RNA polymerase sigma factor, coding for MSKYKLRTLRVESLIKLAQSGDKEAMNMIMVKFEPMIKSIASKYYGAWAEFQDLVQIGFVGLIQGVFSYDENNNTKFSTFAYLNISSEIKSFLTYLNRLKNKILSDATSIESMFEEYSEDSDYYFEVPSETDLHQSIIYNYIFERSLEKMKDVEKEIVKLWLENSSYDEISNILNISKKKVDNTVQKFKKVANSVMDYVNTVISIGGE
- a CDS encoding redox-sensing transcriptional repressor Rex, with amino-acid sequence MKNVKIPKPTIKRLAMYYRCLENKKSQGIQKTSSKELAESLEIKASQIRKDLSYFGEFGKRGVGYDINKLMESIKTILGLNKKWNVAVVGVGNLGSAIANYTGLEKNGFIIKAAFDKNKSKIGMQVAAGIIVYDMDDLKKICIEKNIEIAILTVPASVAQQVTDKLIETGIKGILNFTPTTLKTPEDISVENVDFTISLKSLTYDIVSNNKNIYEFEE